The Lichenihabitans psoromatis genome contains a region encoding:
- a CDS encoding putative quinol monooxygenase: MKKVILAAAGVVALSITASAARAAEPVTVMTYIDAIPDQFVPQNEEKAQVLLKQMNADTQSEPGLVSFTILRETGRPNHFALLEVWKSEGDFATHLAAAHTRKFRNDLQSLIGSPYDTMVTTAMR; the protein is encoded by the coding sequence GTGAAAAAGGTCATTCTTGCTGCCGCGGGTGTCGTGGCGCTGTCCATCACCGCTTCAGCTGCGCGTGCGGCAGAGCCGGTCACCGTCATGACTTACATCGACGCCATTCCAGATCAATTCGTGCCGCAGAACGAGGAAAAGGCGCAGGTTCTGTTGAAGCAGATGAACGCCGACACGCAGAGCGAGCCGGGTTTGGTGTCGTTCACGATCCTGCGCGAGACAGGCCGGCCTAATCATTTCGCGCTTCTCGAGGTGTGGAAGAGCGAAGGGGATTTTGCGACCCATCTCGCAGCCGCGCATACCCGCAAGTTCCGCAACGATTTGCAGTCGTTGATCGGCAGCCCTTACGACACGATGGTCACGACCGCTATGCGGTAA
- a CDS encoding thiamine pyrophosphate-binding protein, which yields MPDTPPVRKAGQILVDALRIHGVDRIFCVPGESYLDVLDALCDAPEIDLVVAKHEGAAANMAEADGKLTGRPGICMVTRGPGATHASIGVHTAHQDSTPMILLIGQIDRGFRDREGFQEVDYRAMFGPLAKWVAEIDDAARIPEYILRAFQVATSGRPGPVVLSLPEDMLAASAAVLQPKRFQPVQGAPSASQIHAIQAALDGAQKPVLIVGGSGWTIEATQDLDAFAERFDMPVVASFRRQDLFDNHRPQYAGHLTLGTSPALSRRIHESDLLLVLGSRLGEVATSGYALIASVRSGQTLIHVHPDPDELSSVVQADLAICSGMATLASALSAMAPTVAVPWRERTRAMHAEYLAFTDIAIAPRPPRGVFMAEVVKHVADTLPADAIITNGAGNFTVWVHRFYRYRQHGTELAPTSGAMGYGFPAAIAAKLRYPSRTVVCVAGDGDFLMYPQELATALQFGANVVVLVVNNGLYGTIRMHQARRFPGRISATVIKGPDFVALAHAFGAHAEQVETTEAFGPAFERALSAGRPALIELIVDPDQITPTLRLTDRPGEDNKGQGG from the coding sequence ATGCCGGACACGCCGCCGGTCCGCAAAGCCGGACAGATCCTGGTCGATGCGCTGCGCATCCACGGGGTCGACCGTATCTTCTGCGTTCCCGGCGAGAGTTACCTCGATGTGCTCGACGCCTTGTGCGACGCGCCCGAGATCGATCTCGTGGTCGCCAAACACGAGGGCGCCGCGGCCAATATGGCGGAAGCCGACGGCAAGCTGACGGGCCGTCCGGGCATTTGCATGGTGACCCGCGGCCCTGGCGCGACCCATGCCAGCATCGGCGTCCATACCGCGCATCAGGATTCCACGCCGATGATTCTGCTCATCGGCCAAATCGATCGCGGGTTCCGCGACCGCGAGGGATTTCAGGAGGTCGACTATCGCGCGATGTTCGGCCCGCTGGCGAAATGGGTGGCCGAAATCGACGATGCGGCCCGCATCCCCGAATATATCCTGCGCGCCTTTCAGGTCGCGACCTCGGGGCGACCGGGGCCGGTCGTCCTGTCTTTGCCGGAAGACATGCTTGCGGCCTCTGCGGCTGTGCTGCAGCCCAAGCGGTTCCAGCCGGTTCAGGGGGCGCCCTCGGCCTCGCAGATACACGCCATCCAGGCGGCGCTGGACGGCGCTCAAAAGCCGGTTCTGATCGTCGGAGGCAGCGGCTGGACGATCGAGGCGACCCAGGACCTCGACGCCTTTGCCGAGCGCTTCGACATGCCGGTCGTCGCCTCATTCAGGCGTCAGGACCTGTTCGACAATCACCGTCCGCAATATGCGGGACACCTGACCCTCGGTACCAGCCCAGCCCTCTCACGGCGCATCCACGAATCCGATCTCCTGCTTGTGCTGGGGTCGCGTCTCGGTGAGGTCGCGACGTCCGGCTATGCCCTGATCGCTTCGGTGCGGTCCGGCCAGACCCTCATCCACGTGCATCCCGATCCGGACGAGCTCTCCAGCGTGGTGCAGGCCGATCTTGCCATCTGCTCGGGCATGGCCACCCTCGCGTCGGCGCTGAGTGCCATGGCCCCGACGGTGGCGGTCCCCTGGCGGGAGCGGACCCGGGCCATGCATGCCGAATATCTGGCGTTCACGGATATCGCGATCGCACCTCGGCCACCGCGGGGCGTCTTCATGGCCGAGGTCGTCAAGCACGTCGCCGATACGCTACCGGCGGACGCGATCATCACGAACGGTGCCGGCAACTTTACGGTCTGGGTCCATCGTTTCTACCGCTACCGCCAGCATGGGACCGAGCTTGCACCCACCAGCGGCGCGATGGGCTACGGCTTCCCGGCCGCCATCGCGGCCAAGCTTCGCTACCCGTCCCGGACGGTGGTGTGCGTGGCCGGCGACGGTGATTTCCTGATGTATCCGCAAGAGCTTGCCACCGCGCTTCAGTTTGGCGCGAATGTCGTTGTTCTGGTGGTCAACAACGGCCTCTACGGCACCATCCGCATGCATCAGGCCAGGCGGTTTCCAGGCCGCATCTCGGCCACAGTCATCAAAGGCCCTGATTTTGTCGCGCTGGCCCACGCGTTCGGAGCACATGCCGAGCAAGTGGAGACGACAGAGGCCTTCGGTCCCGCTTTCGAGCGCGCTCTCTCGGCCGGTCGCCCCGCGCTCATCGAATTGATCGTCGACCCCGATCAGATAACACCGACGCTCCGCCTGACGGATCGGCCGGGAGAAGACAACAAGGGTCAAGGAGGATAA
- a CDS encoding MFS transporter, with protein MQGWFTQLSGNERRTFWACFAGWALDAMDVQLYAVVMPTLIAVWGLSKGQAGTLGTVALVMSAFGGWIAGIVADRIGRARVLQITILWFSCFTALSAFATSYDQLLVLRSLQGLGFGGEWAAGATLMSEVISPKLRGRAVGSVQSGWAVGYGVAALLFTIVFKLAPPETAWRIMFLIGVLPAVAVLIMRGSLKESPLFESATRHRAAPARIREIFEPPLLRTTLVASLIAMGALGGNYTILTWLPTYLSSVRHLSVLNTGGYLGVNIAGSFCGYLIFAHLSDWLGRRLTFAISAVLAAITVAIYMLGNLDGLIVLLLGFPIGFFQSGIVSGMGATFAELYPTHVRSNGQGFSYNAGRGIGAAMPALVGFASASMPLGSAIGLFAVASYTLVLVGTALLPETRGRELLSYE; from the coding sequence GTGCAGGGTTGGTTTACACAGCTGTCCGGCAACGAGCGGCGCACGTTCTGGGCCTGCTTTGCGGGCTGGGCGCTCGATGCCATGGACGTGCAGCTCTACGCCGTCGTGATGCCGACGCTGATCGCCGTCTGGGGTCTATCCAAAGGTCAAGCCGGCACGTTGGGTACGGTCGCATTGGTGATGTCGGCGTTTGGCGGATGGATCGCGGGCATCGTGGCGGACCGGATCGGGCGCGCCAGGGTGCTGCAGATCACGATTCTGTGGTTCTCCTGCTTTACGGCGCTGTCGGCCTTCGCGACCTCCTATGATCAGCTTCTGGTTCTGCGCAGTCTTCAGGGGCTCGGGTTCGGCGGCGAGTGGGCCGCCGGCGCGACACTGATGTCCGAGGTGATCTCGCCCAAGCTGCGCGGGCGCGCGGTGGGCTCGGTGCAAAGCGGCTGGGCTGTCGGCTATGGCGTGGCAGCACTGCTGTTCACGATCGTGTTTAAGCTCGCGCCCCCCGAGACCGCGTGGCGGATTATGTTCTTGATCGGCGTCCTGCCGGCGGTGGCGGTTCTCATCATGCGAGGATCGCTGAAGGAATCGCCGCTATTCGAAAGCGCCACTCGACACCGTGCGGCGCCGGCGCGCATTCGCGAAATCTTCGAGCCGCCGCTCCTGCGAACGACGCTGGTCGCCTCGCTGATCGCCATGGGGGCGCTCGGAGGCAATTACACGATTTTGACCTGGCTGCCGACCTATCTCAGCAGCGTGCGCCATCTCTCGGTGCTCAACACCGGCGGCTACCTCGGGGTCAATATCGCAGGGTCCTTCTGCGGCTATCTGATCTTCGCTCACCTTAGCGACTGGTTGGGTCGTCGCCTGACGTTCGCGATCAGTGCCGTGCTGGCCGCCATCACGGTCGCGATTTATATGCTGGGCAATCTCGATGGCCTGATCGTGCTTTTGCTGGGCTTTCCGATCGGTTTCTTCCAGTCGGGCATCGTTTCCGGGATGGGCGCCACCTTCGCCGAACTTTATCCCACGCATGTCCGCTCCAACGGGCAGGGGTTTTCCTACAACGCGGGCCGTGGCATCGGGGCCGCGATGCCGGCGCTCGTCGGTTTCGCCAGTGCCTCGATGCCGTTGGGCTCCGCGATCGGCCTGTTCGCGGTCGCGTCTTACACGTTGGTGCTGGTCGGGACCGCGCTGCTTCCCGAAACCCGCGGCAGGGAGCTACTCAGCTATGAATGA
- a CDS encoding GntR family transcriptional regulator yields the protein MSREKKPLDQGERGAAGAASPASLYDTLSAAMVRFQYRPGERLNEGAIARDLGVSRTPVREALSKLVAAGLIDHEPGHGFFRRKLDPKEIFDLYELRQQIEVSAVRLAVHRATPQQLDDVDAILDRSMAAAHEASVEIVVGFDEQFHDAITRLTGNVEMLRSLQQINARIRFVRWIDMRGRRGGTQGEHRAILDAMKARDAARGCDLMEAHVQRRLEQIVEAVREGYASIYMGNVA from the coding sequence ATGTCGAGAGAGAAGAAACCGTTAGACCAAGGCGAGCGCGGCGCGGCTGGAGCGGCCAGCCCGGCGAGCCTCTACGACACCTTGTCGGCCGCCATGGTCCGTTTCCAATATCGCCCCGGAGAGCGGTTGAACGAGGGTGCGATCGCCCGAGATCTCGGGGTCAGCCGCACCCCCGTGCGCGAGGCGCTGAGCAAGCTGGTGGCGGCCGGCCTGATCGATCACGAGCCTGGCCATGGCTTCTTTCGCCGCAAGCTCGATCCCAAAGAGATTTTCGACCTTTACGAGCTGCGACAGCAGATCGAAGTCAGTGCTGTCCGCCTCGCCGTGCACCGCGCCACCCCCCAGCAACTCGACGACGTCGATGCGATCCTGGATCGCAGCATGGCGGCCGCACACGAGGCCTCGGTCGAAATCGTGGTTGGTTTCGACGAGCAGTTTCATGACGCGATCACGCGCCTGACCGGCAATGTCGAGATGCTGCGAAGCCTCCAGCAGATCAATGCGCGTATTCGCTTCGTCCGATGGATTGACATGCGCGGGCGCCGTGGCGGCACGCAAGGTGAGCATCGCGCGATCCTCGACGCGATGAAGGCCCGCGATGCCGCGCGCGGCTGCGACCTGATGGAGGCTCATGTCCAACGCCGGCTCGAGCAGATCGTCGAGGCCGTGCGAGAAGGCTATGCGAGTATCTACATGGGAAATGTGGCGTGA
- a CDS encoding lactonase family protein, which translates to MRIAPALRMLLTLGLISGSAPLRAQPLLLSANDGLQNFADGAYHMRPKPGSGTLSAFDLSVQPPRPLWQVPIDQTAVGPPTAIAAVPGGRLALIANPAVLDPVDPGKIKRTEDLQILDFAASPPGVVRLSIHHHPWNVAMSPDGRLAATANGDGTLTLLRIEGASVTILRDIPVGTPTSLDTGIAFSRDGRFLLVSRRHDDVVTIFRVADETLTVVRDITVGSNPYEIVTSPDGKLAVVSNIGRNSGDRDSVTLIDMAANPVRAIGVVSVGPTPEGLAVSPDSRWLAVNSINGSNLKPGDPFRGDHSLIQLFALSADGARLVGTTEVGPNAQGVAFTPDNSTLVVQDFATDALRFFAVGPDGLQQNHDPIPVDGGPSALAVVLLNSTP; encoded by the coding sequence GTGAGGATCGCGCCAGCTCTCCGCATGCTCCTGACGCTCGGGCTGATAAGCGGATCGGCGCCGTTGCGGGCACAGCCTCTTCTGCTGTCCGCGAACGATGGGCTGCAGAACTTCGCTGATGGCGCCTATCACATGCGGCCGAAGCCTGGGTCCGGCACCCTGTCGGCCTTTGACCTTTCGGTGCAGCCTCCCCGGCCCTTGTGGCAGGTGCCGATCGACCAGACCGCGGTGGGACCACCCACCGCGATCGCGGCGGTGCCGGGTGGCCGTCTGGCCCTCATCGCCAATCCCGCTGTGCTCGATCCCGTCGATCCGGGAAAGATCAAGCGGACCGAGGACCTGCAGATTCTCGATTTTGCAGCCTCACCCCCTGGGGTCGTCCGGCTTTCGATCCATCACCATCCCTGGAACGTCGCGATGTCGCCGGACGGCCGGCTGGCAGCCACGGCAAACGGCGATGGAACCCTGACGCTGCTTCGGATCGAGGGCGCGTCCGTGACGATTCTGCGGGATATCCCGGTCGGCACACCGACGTCCCTCGACACCGGGATTGCGTTCTCGCGGGACGGCCGATTTCTGCTTGTCTCGCGTCGCCACGACGACGTCGTGACCATTTTCCGGGTGGCGGACGAGACCCTGACCGTTGTCCGGGACATCACGGTCGGGTCAAATCCCTATGAGATCGTGACAAGCCCGGACGGCAAGCTGGCCGTCGTATCCAACATCGGGCGTAACTCGGGCGACCGCGACAGCGTGACCCTGATCGACATGGCGGCCAACCCCGTGCGGGCGATCGGCGTCGTCTCGGTCGGCCCGACGCCCGAGGGGCTCGCGGTCTCGCCCGACTCGCGGTGGCTGGCCGTCAACTCGATCAATGGCAGCAACCTGAAACCGGGCGATCCATTCCGGGGCGATCACAGCCTGATCCAACTGTTCGCGCTGAGCGCCGACGGGGCGCGATTGGTTGGGACGACCGAGGTCGGCCCCAATGCGCAGGGCGTGGCCTTCACACCGGATAATTCGACGTTGGTCGTGCAGGACTTCGCGACCGATGCGCTTCGTTTCTTCGCTGTCGGTCCTGACGGTCTGCAGCAGAACCACGATCCGATCCCGGTCGACGGTGGTCCGTCGGCCCTGGCGGTCGTTTTGCTGAATTCCACGCCCTAA
- a CDS encoding putative quinol monooxygenase produces the protein MKTMMVGLLAMTATCGLALPAHADDTKAGLYEVSEISILPNAMKSKKDNVPGMIEQMVKDTKGDEGLMSIKVTQQIGQLNNYTVVEQWKDQASLDKHIAADHTKQFSAKIEDMLSGPIYQRVFSVFQ, from the coding sequence ATGAAAACGATGATGGTGGGCCTGCTGGCCATGACAGCGACCTGTGGCCTGGCGCTCCCGGCTCACGCCGACGACACCAAAGCGGGCCTTTACGAGGTGTCCGAGATCAGCATCCTTCCCAACGCGATGAAGTCCAAAAAGGACAACGTCCCCGGCATGATCGAGCAGATGGTGAAAGACACGAAGGGCGACGAGGGCCTGATGTCCATCAAGGTCACCCAGCAGATTGGCCAGTTGAACAATTATACGGTCGTCGAGCAATGGAAGGATCAAGCCTCGCTCGACAAGCACATCGCCGCCGATCATACGAAACAGTTCAGCGCCAAGATCGAGGACATGCTGAGCGGTCCCATTTACCAGCGTGTTTTCAGCGTCTTCCAATAA
- a CDS encoding DUF1932 domain-containing protein → MFSIVPPSEALATATHVADHIGASSRRPLYIDWNAVSPAKAKQCDAIIRAAGGRFADGGIIGLPPGPEGAGPLLFSSGPDATDLARLDGFGVRFKRLDGPVGVASSLKMSYAGITKGTIALGAAMLLAAHRAGCDEVLVAEMAVSQAQGLAAFQRSIPDMFGKAERWAPEIEEIAAFIGADHVEAGIYAEMASFYRVMAEDAKGDGALAATLSTILKPR, encoded by the coding sequence GTGTTCTCCATCGTGCCCCCGAGCGAGGCCTTGGCCACCGCGACCCATGTGGCCGACCATATTGGTGCCAGTTCCAGGCGACCACTTTACATCGATTGGAACGCGGTCAGTCCCGCCAAGGCCAAGCAGTGCGATGCCATCATCAGGGCGGCCGGTGGCCGCTTTGCCGACGGCGGGATCATCGGCCTCCCACCGGGGCCTGAGGGCGCCGGGCCATTGCTCTTCTCGAGCGGACCCGACGCGACCGATCTGGCCCGGCTCGATGGGTTCGGGGTCCGGTTCAAGCGACTCGACGGGCCGGTGGGCGTCGCCTCGTCGCTCAAGATGAGCTATGCGGGCATCACCAAGGGGACGATCGCGCTCGGGGCCGCGATGCTGCTCGCGGCGCATCGGGCCGGATGCGACGAGGTGCTGGTCGCCGAGATGGCGGTCAGCCAGGCGCAAGGTCTCGCTGCGTTCCAGCGTAGCATTCCCGACATGTTCGGGAAAGCGGAGCGCTGGGCCCCGGAAATCGAAGAGATCGCGGCCTTCATCGGCGCGGATCACGTCGAAGCTGGGATCTATGCCGAGATGGCATCGTTCTACCGCGTCATGGCGGAGGATGCGAAGGGTGATGGCGCGCTTGCGGCGACACTCTCCACGATCCTCAAGCCACGCTGA
- the kdgD gene encoding 5-dehydro-4-deoxyglucarate dehydratase, producing MTGARSPQELRRAIQGGLLSFPLTDFNASDTFDATSYRARLDWLGQYDVAALFPAAGAGEYFSLTDAEYRAVIAETVDWSQGRLPVVAAAGMGTRAAIEHARSAERMGVDGILLLPPYMTEAPQDGLIAHVAAVCDAVSVGVIVYNRGTCRLTPASVERLADRCPNLIGIKDGIGSIEWLLGMRSLVGDRLMFINGMPTAEVYAPAYRAMGAPTYSSAILNFLPRTAVTFHEAVMRGDTPTIDLILNRFLHPYLALRNRQQGYAVSIVKAGASIVGRGAGPVRAPLSDLSEAEKAELSALIAAMGRQDPDSSRGRQPVAEVA from the coding sequence ATGACAGGTGCCCGAAGCCCGCAGGAACTGAGACGCGCCATCCAAGGCGGGCTGTTGTCTTTTCCGCTGACCGATTTCAATGCGAGCGACACGTTCGACGCCACATCCTACCGAGCCCGTCTGGACTGGCTTGGGCAATATGATGTCGCCGCGCTCTTCCCGGCGGCGGGGGCCGGCGAGTATTTTTCGTTGACCGATGCGGAGTATCGCGCGGTGATCGCCGAGACGGTCGACTGGTCGCAAGGTCGGCTTCCCGTGGTGGCGGCAGCCGGCATGGGAACGCGGGCCGCCATTGAGCATGCACGCAGTGCCGAGCGGATGGGGGTGGACGGTATCCTGCTTTTGCCGCCTTACATGACAGAGGCGCCCCAGGACGGGCTGATCGCTCACGTCGCGGCCGTCTGCGATGCCGTGTCGGTGGGCGTCATCGTCTACAACAGGGGAACCTGCCGTCTCACCCCGGCCAGCGTCGAGCGTCTGGCGGATCGATGTCCCAATCTCATCGGCATCAAGGACGGCATCGGCAGCATCGAGTGGTTGCTCGGCATGCGGAGCCTTGTCGGGGATCGGCTCATGTTCATCAACGGCATGCCGACCGCCGAGGTCTATGCCCCGGCTTATCGAGCTATGGGCGCTCCTACCTACTCCTCGGCTATCCTCAATTTCCTGCCCCGGACCGCAGTCACGTTTCACGAGGCCGTCATGAGGGGCGACACTCCGACGATCGACCTGATTCTCAACCGTTTTCTGCACCCGTATCTGGCGTTGCGGAACCGGCAACAGGGGTACGCGGTCAGCATCGTCAAGGCAGGCGCAAGCATCGTGGGGCGCGGCGCCGGGCCCGTCCGGGCGCCGTTATCGGACCTGAGCGAGGCCGAGAAGGCCGAACTGTCCGCGCTCATCGCCGCGATGGGCCGGCAGGATCCTGATAGCTCGCGTGGCCGTCAGCCCGTCGCGGAGGTGGCATGA